From the genome of Psychrobacter sp. M13:
ATGTAAAAGACACTAAAAGAGTTAACTAGCCAATTTCAGATACACCAATTTGTAACTAAATATGTCAAAAACTATCTAAGATTCTAATTTAGTTTTATTAATATGAATAATAGACTCAGTAAATTAAGACAATATAGATAGCAGTATTCATAAATAAGATAGTTGTAGTATTATTAATTAGTTATTTTAATTTATATTGATTAAAGCTTTTAAGTTTATCTTTAAAAGTTGGCTCATTACCTATATTCTAAAGCTATACAAGCGTCAGAGATAGAGCCAAAGATAGAAAGATAAATAGTGCTGATAAACGGTACCGACGCTTAGACCTTTTTTATTATTATCTTAAAATCATATAGGGATTATAGAATGACTTCATCTTCAGCAGGCGCACGCTTTCGCAGTGCCATGCAACAACAGAACGCTAATAACGCACCACTGCAAATCGTTGGTACAATCAATGCTTATACGGCAATGATGGCGACTCAAGCGGGTCATCAGGCTATCTATCTATCTGGTGCTGGTGTGGCAAATGCCTCTTTTGGCTTACCTGATTTGGGCATGACAAGCCTCGATAATGTATTAGAAGACGCACGCCGTATTACTGATGCGGTAGATACGCCATTACTAGTCGATATCGATACAGGTTTTGGTGGTGCATTTAACATCGCCCAAACCGTGCGTAAAATGGAAAAAGCAGGCGTGGCAGCGGTACATATCGAAGACCAAGTCGCTCAAAAGCGCTGTGGTCACCGCCCTAATAAAGAAATCGTCAGCATTACTGAAATGGTTGATCGTCTAAAAGCGGCTATGGATGCCAAAACCGATCCAGATTTTGTCGTTATGGCGCGCACCGATGCCTTATCAGTCGAAGGCTTAGATGCCGCGGTTGAGCGCGCGGTTGCATTCCAAGAAGCTGGTGCGGATATGATCTTTGCTGAGGCCTTGACCGATATCGAGATGTATCGCAAGTTTACCGACGTATTGGATATTCCAGTACTGGCTAATATGACTGAGTTTGGTCAGACTGATCTTTATACTACTGAGCAGCTGCATAGCGTTGGTGTTGATATGGTGCTTTACCCGCTGTCAGCGTTTCGTGCGATGAATAAAGCCGCATTCAATGTTTATCAGCATATTTTGGCTGACGGTACTCAAGAAAACGTCGTCGATACTATGCAAACCCGTATGGAGCTGTATGACTTCTTGAACTATCATGAATTTGAGCAGACTTTGGACAAATTATTTGCTGATAAAAAGTAAAGCCTTACCCTTAAAACTGTAGTATTAAAACTGTAACACCCCAAAAGCCACCAAAAGCCACCAAAAAGGAATGTATCATGGCAGCACAAAAGGAACTATCAGGCGCAGGACTACGCGGACAAGTTGCAGGCAAGACCGCTCTATCTACCGTTGGCAAATCAGGCTCAGGTCTGACTTATCGCGGTTATGATGTTTCGGACTTGGCAGACAAATGCATCTTTGAAGAAGTGGCCTACTTGCTACTTTATGGCAACTTGCCTACTCAAAGCGAATTGGACGCTTATCAAGCTAAGCTCAAAACTTTGCGCGGTCTACCGCAAGCGCTCAAAGACGTGCTTGAGCGTATTCCTGCTAGCGCCCATCCAATGGACGTATTGCGCACGGGTTGCTCTATGCTCGGTAACCTTGAGACTGAAATGGACTTCTCTGAGGAGAACGATCAGACCGATCGTATGCTAGCGGTTTTCCCATCGATCATTAATTACTGGTATCGCTTTAGCCATGACAATGTGCGTATCGAGACCGAGACTGATGATGACACTATCGGCGGGCATTTCCTGCATCTGCTTAAAGGCGAGAAGCCAAACGAGCTACATACCAAGGTCATGAACGTCTCACTTATCTTGTACGCTGAGCATGAGTTTAACGCTTCAACCTTTACCGCTCGCGTTTGTGCCTCTACCTTATCTGATATTCATTCATGCATCACAGGCGCAATTGGTTCATTACGTGGTCACTTGCATGGCGGCGCAAACGAAGCAGCTATGGATATGATTCAAGACTTCAAATCAGCTGATGAAGCTGAAGAAGAGATGATGGCAATGCTGGCGCGTAAAGATAAAATTATGGGCTTTGGTCATGCCATCTATAGCGAGTCTGATCC
Proteins encoded in this window:
- the prpC gene encoding 2-methylcitrate synthase, with protein sequence MAAQKELSGAGLRGQVAGKTALSTVGKSGSGLTYRGYDVSDLADKCIFEEVAYLLLYGNLPTQSELDAYQAKLKTLRGLPQALKDVLERIPASAHPMDVLRTGCSMLGNLETEMDFSEENDQTDRMLAVFPSIINYWYRFSHDNVRIETETDDDTIGGHFLHLLKGEKPNELHTKVMNVSLILYAEHEFNASTFTARVCASTLSDIHSCITGAIGSLRGHLHGGANEAAMDMIQDFKSADEAEEEMMAMLARKDKIMGFGHAIYSESDPRNVIIKKWAEKLADDVGDTVLYPVSVRCEEVMWREKKLFCNADFFHASTYNFMGIPTKLFTPIFVCSRLTGWAAHVFEQRANNRIIRPSAEYIGEEPRDVPDISAR
- the prpB gene encoding methylisocitrate lyase, which codes for MTSSSAGARFRSAMQQQNANNAPLQIVGTINAYTAMMATQAGHQAIYLSGAGVANASFGLPDLGMTSLDNVLEDARRITDAVDTPLLVDIDTGFGGAFNIAQTVRKMEKAGVAAVHIEDQVAQKRCGHRPNKEIVSITEMVDRLKAAMDAKTDPDFVVMARTDALSVEGLDAAVERAVAFQEAGADMIFAEALTDIEMYRKFTDVLDIPVLANMTEFGQTDLYTTEQLHSVGVDMVLYPLSAFRAMNKAAFNVYQHILADGTQENVVDTMQTRMELYDFLNYHEFEQTLDKLFADKK